The Streptomyces racemochromogenes DNA segment CCGACCGTCAGGTGCGGTACGCGAAGTAGCGCGCGTCCGGGTAGGACGCGATGATGCTCGCGAGCGACTTCCGGTACGTGTTGGTGGAGTGGTACGTGAGGTACGGCATCCCCGCACGGCTGCGGTAGCTGACGATCATGGAGTGGTCCTTGGACCCGTCCTTGTTGAAGTCAACCTGAAGGATGTCGCCGATGTCCATCTGGTACACGTTCGCCAGGTTCGCGGCCCGCTCGTTGGAGAGCGTGAACCAGGCCCACTCGTTCGCCCCGACCCAGGAGTCGGACTGGCGGGTGCCGTCGTACCACCAGTTGCGGTAGTCCGACGAGGTGCCCGGGACCGGCTTCCAGCCGCCGGCCTGCAGCGACTGGCTGATGAAGTTCGTGCAGTCGCCGCCGGCGCCGTTGAACTTGCGGAAGGCCGGGTTGTAGTTGCTCCAGTACTTCTCCGCGTACTTCGCCATGGCGTTGTAGTCGTACGCGCCGCCGGTCAGCGTCTTGGGCTTGGGCGCCGGGGCCGGGTACTTCGTGGACGCGGGCGTGCCGTCCGGGTACTGGTTGCCGTCGTCCTTGACGGTGGCGGCGACCTTGGCGGCGACCGGCTCGTTGACCGCGACGGGGGCGTTGGCGCTGTCCTGGGACTTGATGGAGTTCAGCTCCCAGGAGCCGCCCTTCTTGCCCGTCAGCGTCAGCTCGTAGCGCGTCTTGAAGTCCGTGGTCTCCGGCTCGTCCCCGCGCACCTTCTTGTAGGTGAGCGTGGTCTGCTCGGTGACCTGGACGGTCGCCTTGCCGCCGGTGATGGTCGCCTTCTCCACCACGACGCGGGTGTCGGCGGCCGTGTAGGCCTCACCGAGCTCCGCGAGGCGGGTCTTGCGGGACTTGAGCGACGCGATCGCCGCGTCCTCGTCCTTCTTCAGCTTGTCCGACAGGCGGGCCTTCCTCTTGGACGAAGGCGCCGCGTCTCGGTGCTTCACGTGGCCGTCGACCAGGGCCTGCGTGCGCTGCGAGAGGACGTCGTCGGCTATGCGGCCGAAGGCGTCCGCGGTGGCGCGGTCGGCTTCCTCCGTCGTGCCCGCGCTCGCGGAGTAGGCGAACAGGCTGCCGGACGCTATGGCCACGGTCAGGGCCCCGATGGCGGCCAGCCTGAACCTCTTAGGTATCACTGTGCATCCCCTTGTCACCCGGTCCACACGGACCGGGAGGACGGAATCTTCGCACAACTGGGCGATGCTGTGGCCGCGTTCCGTTTCGTCCCCGGTTGCCCGGCAATGATCGTTCCGCAAGCCGGCCGCCACGACTCCGCTTCCGCATCGCGAGACGCGCCCGGACGGCGCTCCGGTTCCCACCACCTCCTCACCGTCTTCACAGGAAATGCATCTAGGGTGTACGTGGCAGCGGAGTACGGGGGGCATACGGAGTGAGCAGGCAGGACATGTCCTCGAGAGGGCGATCACGGGGCAGGCGCGCGGCCCCGAAGGGCACCGGCACGGCCCCCGCCGGCCGCCGCAGGAAGTCCGGGAGCCGCCGGGCGGCTTCCGGTTCCGGCCTGGCGAGCCGCCTCGCGCCGGTCCTCGGCCCGGTCGTGGCCAAGGCGCGCCCGGCGCTGCGGCGCCTGCGTCCGGCGTACCCGCGGCCGGGGCGCAGCGGCTGGCGCAGGTGGATACCCTCGGGCCGCCAGTGGCTCGGAGCCGTTCTGTACCTGTTCGTCGGCATGGTCGGCTTCGTCGGAATCGCGTACGCCACAACGGACATACCCGACGACCTCAACTCTTTCGCGACACAGCAGGACAATGTCTACTACTGGTCCGACGGGTCCACGATGGCCCGCACGGGCTGGGTCCAGCGCCAGGAGATGCCGCTGGAGAAGGTGCCCGAGAAGGTCCAGGGGGCCGTCCTGGCGGCCGAGAACGCCAGCTTCTACTCCGATCCCGGCGTCTCGCCCTCCGGCGTGCTGCGCGCCGTGCGCGCCGCGCTGACGGGCGGTGAGACCCAGGGCGGGTCCACCATCACGCAGCAGTACGTGAAGAACGCCTACCTCAACCAGGACCGCACCCTGTCCCGGAAGTTCACGGAGCTGCTGCTCGCCGTGAAGCTGGACAGCCGCGCGGGCAAGAAGCAGATCCTCGAGGACTACCTCAACACCAGCTGGTTCGGGCGCGGCACCTACGGCATCCAGCGCGCGTCCCAGGCGTACTACGGCAAGGACGTCTCGCAGCTGAACGCCAGCGAGGGCGCCTTCCTGGCCTCGCTCCTCAAGGGGGCCGGCCTGTTCGACCCCTCGCTCGGCAAGGAGAACCACGCCCGCGCCGTCGAGCGCTGGAGCTGGATCCTGGACCGCATGGTGGAGACCGGCCGGCTCTCCGCCGCCGAGCGCGCGA contains these protein-coding regions:
- a CDS encoding amidase domain-containing protein, encoding MIPKRFRLAAIGALTVAIASGSLFAYSASAGTTEEADRATADAFGRIADDVLSQRTQALVDGHVKHRDAAPSSKRKARLSDKLKKDEDAAIASLKSRKTRLAELGEAYTAADTRVVVEKATITGGKATVQVTEQTTLTYKKVRGDEPETTDFKTRYELTLTGKKGGSWELNSIKSQDSANAPVAVNEPVAAKVAATVKDDGNQYPDGTPASTKYPAPAPKPKTLTGGAYDYNAMAKYAEKYWSNYNPAFRKFNGAGGDCTNFISQSLQAGGWKPVPGTSSDYRNWWYDGTRQSDSWVGANEWAWFTLSNERAANLANVYQMDIGDILQVDFNKDGSKDHSMIVSYRSRAGMPYLTYHSTNTYRKSLASIIASYPDARYFAYRT